A section of the Candidatus Omnitrophota bacterium genome encodes:
- the nadA gene encoding quinolinate synthase NadA: MPTLIQDKLDRIEQTLKPISDQHLEFLAKRDLIEKILQLREEKDVLILGHNYMEPLVYQISGEKERGDSLALSLRAAESDKPIILFDGVRFMAETAKILNPNKKVLIADLEAGCSLAEPFAAEDVLAYRRRYPQAPVVTYVNSYADIKAVSDYCCTSANGLQVVKHASERFESKQVIFFPDSLMGANMQEDLAPSGIDLIYPGKNDGNFGRCEVHEKFTVQHLYDIRQQYDIPKGAEDAAILVHWECSPDVVREADFYGSTSQMGKYIASHPQLKRVYLATECEMAANLASEFPEVEFVRSCSMFCQHMRKITLEKILYSLEREVYEVTVDEAIAEKAKQAIQRMFEVKV, encoded by the coding sequence ATGCCGACTCTCATACAAGACAAATTGGATCGAATCGAACAAACGCTCAAACCTATCTCCGACCAGCATCTCGAATTTCTGGCGAAGCGGGATTTAATCGAGAAAATTCTGCAACTACGCGAAGAAAAAGACGTATTGATTTTAGGCCATAACTACATGGAGCCGCTCGTTTATCAAATTTCCGGCGAGAAGGAGCGGGGCGATTCGCTGGCGCTCAGTTTGAGGGCGGCGGAATCGGACAAGCCGATCATCCTTTTCGACGGCGTGCGCTTCATGGCGGAGACGGCCAAGATTCTCAATCCCAACAAAAAAGTGTTGATCGCCGATTTGGAGGCGGGATGCAGCCTGGCGGAACCGTTCGCGGCGGAAGACGTTCTAGCCTACCGGCGGCGTTACCCGCAGGCGCCGGTAGTAACGTACGTCAACAGCTACGCCGACATCAAGGCCGTCAGCGATTACTGCTGCACTTCGGCGAATGGGCTGCAAGTGGTCAAGCACGCCAGCGAACGTTTTGAATCGAAACAAGTCATTTTTTTTCCCGATTCGCTGATGGGCGCCAACATGCAAGAAGATTTGGCGCCGTCTGGCATTGACCTCATCTATCCCGGCAAGAACGACGGCAATTTCGGGCGCTGCGAAGTGCATGAAAAATTTACGGTGCAGCATTTATACGATATCCGCCAACAGTACGATATACCCAAGGGAGCGGAAGACGCCGCCATCCTGGTGCATTGGGAATGCTCTCCCGATGTCGTAAGAGAAGCGGATTTCTACGGCAGCACCTCGCAGATGGGCAAATACATCGCCAGCCATCCCCAGCTCAAACGAGTCTATCTCGCTACGGAATGCGAAATGGCGGCCAATCTCGCCAGCGAGTTTCCAGAGGTGGAGTTCGTGCGCTCGTGCAGCATGTTCTGCCAACACATGCGCAAGATCACGCTGGAAAAAATCCTCTACAGTCTGGAACGCGAAGTCTACGAAGTGACGGTCGACGAAGCCATAGCGGAAAAAGCCAAGCAAGCCATCCAACGCATGTTCGAAGTGAAGGTATGA
- a CDS encoding AAA family ATPase, with the protein MMKRRNVLFEDALELALEKAKLAANISKEITLVRDFRGRIRLLLPGNKEDYKEDKEKQLFALCKELSKALANYGFPPERMALFSDDLVQDISSALSRDRLLIRQEQNIPIFLLDRQIIGHDWLRESFTGEISNPRVAFFGIKGGVGRSTALIIWAWRLAKQGKKVLIFDLDLESPGVSSTILPKSSMPDFGIVDWFVEDGVGQAENVEDEMAAASPLAQGLPGEIRIVPAYGSKTNEYLPKLARCYSDSAGETSESWGARLERLVVGFEERLKPDIVILDSRAGIHDIAASAVTRMEALSLLFAVDSPQTWKAYEFLFHHWKQHPNLPKLRERLQIVASMIPETGREEYVNRFRTNAWDLFRNHLYEEAEPNMPDAFSFDIDDEDAPHYPLLVFWHRALQEFNPIGIREGINEKTANEALEEFVNRAFLFAFGEEYK; encoded by the coding sequence ATGATGAAGAGACGGAATGTTCTATTTGAAGACGCATTGGAATTGGCGCTGGAGAAGGCTAAACTCGCGGCCAATATTAGCAAAGAAATAACTCTCGTGAGAGATTTCCGAGGGCGAATCCGATTGTTGTTGCCAGGAAACAAAGAAGATTACAAAGAAGATAAAGAAAAACAACTCTTCGCACTTTGCAAGGAATTGAGTAAAGCGCTTGCTAACTACGGTTTCCCACCGGAACGGATGGCGCTTTTCAGCGACGATTTGGTTCAAGATATTTCTTCGGCGCTATCCCGGGATCGGCTTCTTATACGCCAAGAGCAGAATATCCCTATTTTTCTCCTCGATCGTCAAATAATAGGACATGATTGGTTACGAGAGTCTTTTACAGGGGAAATATCCAATCCTCGCGTCGCATTTTTCGGAATCAAAGGCGGCGTCGGACGATCTACGGCGTTGATTATTTGGGCTTGGCGGTTAGCCAAGCAAGGAAAGAAGGTACTGATCTTCGATTTGGATTTGGAATCTCCAGGAGTCAGCAGCACCATCTTGCCGAAGAGTTCAATGCCGGATTTCGGCATCGTCGATTGGTTCGTCGAAGACGGCGTGGGACAAGCAGAGAATGTTGAAGATGAGATGGCGGCAGCGAGTCCTTTGGCCCAAGGGCTACCCGGCGAAATACGAATCGTTCCCGCTTATGGATCGAAAACGAACGAGTATCTCCCAAAACTTGCGCGTTGTTATTCGGATTCGGCGGGAGAAACCTCAGAATCTTGGGGCGCACGATTGGAACGGCTTGTGGTTGGTTTTGAAGAGCGTTTAAAACCCGATATCGTCATACTCGACAGCCGCGCCGGGATTCATGACATTGCCGCTTCCGCCGTTACAAGGATGGAGGCTCTATCCTTGCTTTTCGCCGTGGACAGTCCGCAAACATGGAAAGCATATGAATTTCTCTTTCATCACTGGAAACAGCATCCCAATTTGCCGAAGCTTCGGGAGAGACTGCAAATCGTCGCTTCTATGATTCCAGAAACCGGACGGGAAGAATATGTAAATCGTTTTCGCACGAATGCGTGGGATCTCTTTCGCAATCATCTCTATGAAGAAGCCGAACCGAATATGCCAGATGCCTTCAGTTTCGATATTGATGATGAAGATGCTCCACATTATCCACTGCTGGTGTTCTGGCATCGCGCTTTGCAAGAGTTCAATCCCATTGGTATTAGGGAAGGAATTAATGAGAAGACAGCGAACGAAGCGTTGGAAGAATTCGTGAATAGAGCTTTTCTTTTCGCCTTCGGCGAGGAGTATAAATGA
- the cmk gene encoding (d)CMP kinase, which yields MKRSQPIIAIDGPVGVGKSAVAAQLARRLGFIYIDTGAMYRAIALKALRAGLSLDDADAIAALALETHLHFERKEGELRMICDGADVSDAIRLPEVSAATSPVADNPAVRERLVALQREMGRNGGVVMEGRDISTVVFPDAELKIYLDARPEIRARRRCDQLEAKGKSVTYEKTLEDLNERDRRDRMRPVGALKKAEDAVVVDTSDLTEEQVIEALRCLAVEKGGRGMMI from the coding sequence ATGAAGCGAAGCCAGCCCATCATTGCCATTGATGGCCCCGTCGGCGTGGGCAAGAGCGCCGTCGCCGCCCAACTCGCCCGCCGCCTGGGATTCATTTATATCGACACCGGCGCCATGTACCGAGCTATAGCGTTAAAAGCCTTGCGCGCCGGATTGAGTTTGGACGACGCGGACGCCATCGCCGCCCTTGCGCTGGAAACACATCTCCATTTCGAGAGAAAAGAAGGGGAATTGCGCATGATTTGCGACGGCGCGGATGTATCCGACGCCATCCGCTTGCCGGAAGTGAGCGCCGCCACTTCCCCCGTCGCCGACAATCCCGCCGTACGCGAACGTCTCGTCGCCTTGCAGCGGGAGATGGGGCGCAATGGCGGCGTCGTTATGGAAGGGCGGGATATCTCCACCGTCGTTTTTCCCGATGCGGAGTTAAAAATCTACCTCGACGCCCGGCCGGAAATCCGCGCCCGCCGCCGCTGCGATCAACTCGAAGCCAAAGGCAAAAGCGTAACCTACGAAAAGACGCTGGAAGACTTGAACGAACGCGACCGCCGCGACCGGATGCGCCCCGTCGGCGCGCTGAAAAAGGCGGAGGACGCCGTCGTCGTCGATACGTCCGATCTCACGGAAGAACAAGTGATAGAAGCATTGCGCTGTCTTGCCGTCGAAAAAGGGGGGAGGGGAATGATGATATAG